In Tenebrio molitor chromosome 6, icTenMoli1.1, whole genome shotgun sequence, one genomic interval encodes:
- the LOC138133126 gene encoding uncharacterized protein translates to MGGIWEINVKSIKGHLKRTIGEVVLSYEELYTLLTRIEAVLNSRPLCPLSNDPNDLNPITPGHFLIGEPLTSISERDLTTTRINRLTQWQRVEQMRQHFWHRWQREYLVQNINRSKQLRGSGSRPSTPALEVGSMVILVEDNTPPLQWKLGRIVELHPGSDGVVRVVSVKTVNGIFKRATRKVCVLPANE, encoded by the coding sequence ATGGGCGGTATTTGGGAAATAAACGTAAAATCCATTAAAGGTCATTTAAAGAGAACAATTGGAGAAGTCGTGCTTTCCTACGAAGAATTGTATACCCTGTTAACAAGAATTGAAGCAGTCCTAAACTCCAGACCTTTGTGTCCCTTGAGTAACGATCCTAATGACCTTAATCCCATAACCCCTGGTCACTTCCTCATCGGAGAGCCATTAACTTCTATAAGCGAAAGAGATCTTACGACGACGAGGATCAACCGATTGACGCAATGGCAAAGAGTGGAACAGATGAGGCAGCACTTTTGGCACCGCTGGCAAAGGGAGTACCTTGTTCAAAACATCAATCGTTCCAAGCAGCTCCGTGGTTCCGGTTCCAGACCGTCCACCCCCGCCTTGGAAGTTGGTTCCATGGTGATTCTAGTTGAGGACAACACGCCGCCACTACAATGGAAATTGGGACGCATCGTAGAACTTCATCCCGGAAGTGACGGTGTTGTGCGCGTAGTGTCCGTAAAGACTGTCAATGGCATCTTCAAAAGAGCCACGCGAAAGGTGTGCGTTCTGCCAGCGAATGAATAG